A single genomic interval of Methylobacterium bullatum harbors:
- the pabA gene encoding Aminodeoxychorismate/anthranilate synthase component 2 yields MILVVDNYDSFVFNVVRYVEELGQEVKVLRNDAVDVAGIRALAPEALILSPGPCTPNEAGVTLPAIEALSGEIPILGVCLGHQAIGAAFGGRVERAARPLHGQATAIRHDGSGLFAGLPDPMQVGRYHSLIVTPQPGMDESLVVDAVSGEGEVMALSHRRHPTMGVQFHPESVLTENGHAVFGNFLDLARRWRETRDAVV; encoded by the coding sequence ATGATCCTCGTCGTCGACAATTACGATTCCTTCGTCTTCAACGTGGTGCGCTACGTGGAGGAACTCGGCCAGGAGGTGAAGGTCCTGCGCAACGACGCCGTCGACGTCGCCGGCATCCGTGCGCTCGCCCCCGAGGCGCTGATCCTCTCCCCCGGCCCCTGCACCCCCAACGAGGCCGGCGTGACCCTGCCCGCCATCGAGGCCCTGTCCGGCGAAATCCCGATCCTCGGCGTCTGCCTCGGCCACCAGGCCATCGGCGCGGCCTTCGGCGGCCGGGTCGAGCGGGCGGCGCGGCCGCTCCACGGCCAGGCGACGGCGATCCGGCATGACGGGTCCGGCCTGTTCGCGGGCCTGCCCGACCCGATGCAGGTGGGCCGCTACCATTCCCTCATCGTCACGCCCCAGCCCGGCATGGACGAATCCCTCGTCGTCGACGCCGTGTCGGGGGAGGGCGAGGTGATGGCCCTGTCGCACCGGCGCCACCCGACGATGGGCGTGCAGTTCCACCCGGAATCGGTGCTGACCGAGAACGGCCACGCGGTGTTCGGCAACTTCCTCGATCTGGCGCGCCGGTGGCGGGAGACCCGCGATGCTGTGGTTTGA
- the ubiF gene encoding 2-octaprenyl-3-methyl-6-methoxy-1,4-benzoquinol hydroxylase: MDSSPPRFDVAVVGAGAAGLGLALALAREGIATALVGRHAPVADGRTVALLDGSVRFLDALGAWAEVAPHAAPLAELHIVDDTGSLFRPPPARFVSTEIGLPAFGWNVESARLVETLRAQARSAPGLTLFESDAVGLERDADEARIGLEEGGPVAARLVVGADGARSRMREQAGIATRDWSYPQAAITTLLAHERSHRDVSTEFHTRQGPFTLVPLPGGHRSSLVWVTGAGSARRLSELEDANLARSIENQAQAMLGAMRIDGPRGLVPMRGLSVASPVGPRIALVGEAAHAFPPIGAQGLNLGLRDAAALRDSVLAAISDGRDPGSRQALSGFARSRSLDARLRTAAVDTLNRSLLSSLIPVDALRGFGLLAMTTIGPLRRVVMREGVLPRLGAPSLMR; this comes from the coding sequence ATGGATTCGTCCCCTCCCCGTTTCGACGTCGCCGTCGTCGGCGCAGGTGCGGCCGGTCTCGGTCTCGCCCTGGCCCTGGCCCGAGAGGGCATCGCCACGGCCCTCGTCGGCCGCCACGCCCCCGTCGCCGATGGACGCACGGTCGCCCTCCTCGACGGGTCGGTGCGTTTCCTCGACGCGCTGGGGGCCTGGGCGGAGGTGGCGCCGCATGCCGCACCCTTGGCCGAGCTCCACATCGTCGATGACACGGGCAGCCTGTTCCGCCCGCCGCCGGCCCGGTTCGTGTCCACCGAGATCGGCCTTCCCGCCTTCGGCTGGAACGTGGAGAGCGCCCGCCTCGTGGAGACCCTGCGGGCGCAGGCCCGGTCGGCTCCCGGCCTTACCCTGTTCGAGAGCGACGCGGTGGGGCTGGAACGGGATGCCGACGAGGCCCGGATCGGTCTGGAAGAGGGCGGGCCCGTCGCGGCGCGCCTCGTCGTCGGTGCCGACGGAGCCCGCTCGCGCATGCGGGAGCAGGCCGGCATCGCCACCAGGGACTGGTCCTACCCGCAGGCCGCCATCACCACCTTGCTCGCCCACGAGCGCTCGCACCGGGACGTCTCCACCGAGTTCCATACCCGGCAGGGGCCGTTCACCCTGGTCCCCCTCCCCGGCGGGCATCGTTCCAGCCTCGTCTGGGTCACCGGCGCTGGGTCGGCGCGGCGCCTCTCCGAACTGGAAGATGCCAATCTCGCGCGGTCCATCGAGAACCAGGCCCAGGCCATGCTCGGGGCCATGCGCATCGATGGGCCGCGCGGGCTCGTGCCCATGCGCGGCCTCTCTGTCGCCTCCCCCGTCGGGCCGCGCATCGCCCTCGTCGGCGAGGCGGCGCACGCTTTCCCGCCCATCGGAGCGCAGGGGCTCAATCTCGGCCTGCGCGATGCGGCGGCGTTGCGCGACAGCGTCCTGGCCGCGATCTCGGACGGGCGCGATCCCGGCTCGCGCCAGGCCCTGTCCGGCTTCGCCCGGTCCCGGTCGCTGGATGCCCGCCTGCGCACGGCGGCGGTGGACACCCTCAACCGCAGCCTGCTCAGCTCCCTGATCCCCGTCGACGCCCTACGCGGGTTCGGCCTGCTGGCGATGACCACGATCGGGCCGCTGCGCCGCGTCGTCATGCGCGAGGGTGTGCTGCCGCGCCTCGGCGCACCGTCGCTGATGCGGTGA
- the mfd_1 gene encoding Transcription-repair-coupling factor has protein sequence MAKPQPKAPAPAPKPQTARFALPKSGALARALEALKRGDSPTLANVPEGFDAVVVADLARALSRSFEGPAVLVHVARDSGRSNAFQTGLKFVAPEIEVMSIPAWDCQPYDRVSPNAAIAAQRMTALSRLSRSRSSEEQPRILCTTVNALIQRVPPREKIAVETFSAAIGNVVPMDTVTAWVEANGFLRTGTVRETGEYAVRGGILDLSPPGLPNPIRLDFFGDTLESIRAFDPETQRTVGSLRSLDLVPMSEVQLTTETIRRFRQGYISTFGAATRDDRLYETISEGRRYAGLEHWMPLFYDRLDTLFDYVPGVPLVFDAQAEEAVAERLTLIRDYYDARAEAMKTPSTGVAPYKPLRPSALYLTQNDWKERVSAASVARLSPFAVPESPDRLTIDCEGKAGRSFAAERADETASVFDAAVAHVKELQGSGHHVILASWSDGSRDRLCGVLTDHGLKKPVSINTLTAVNALKRGTDMAVAVWGLDSGFIVDKLAVISEGDILGDRLVRQKRKSKRPQDIILEVQALQAGDLVVHADHGIGRFVGLKTVTAAGAPHDCLEIQYAGGLLLLPVENIELLTRYGSEDAEVALDRLGGGAWQARKAKMKKRILEMAGQLIKIAAERFVRQAPRLQAPDGLYGEFAARFAFEETEDQATAIDAVLSDLNAGRPMDRLVCGDVGFGKTEVALRAAFAGAMGGKQVAVVVPTTLLARQHYRTFAERFKGLPVQVAQLSRFVSAAEMKQNRAGLAAGTVDIVVGTHALLAKNVAFKDLGLIIVDEEQHFGVAHKERLKALQADVHVLTLSATPIPRTLQLAMTGVRELSIIATPPVDRLAVRTFVIPFDALMIREALLRERYRGGQSFYVVPRIEDLAEVKRFLDTEMPETKVAVAHGQMAAGQLEDVMTAFYEGKFDVLLSTTIVESGLDIPTANTLIVHRADMFGLAQLYQLRGRVGRAKARAYALFTTPANKQLTVQAEKRLQVLQTLDTLGAGFQLASHDLDIRGAGNLLGDAQSGHIKEVGYELYQQMLEDAVTALKAGIEEPVEEAWSPTIALGAPVTIPEDYVEDLTVRLGLYRRLSTLENDAEMESFGAELIDRFGPLPPEVEQLLKIVTIKILCRDTNVEKVEAGPKGVVVHFRDKSFANPQGLVAFVGGQASFAKVRPDMSIVFIRELDSIPERLKITTSILRELSKIARATKKKAA, from the coding sequence ATGGCCAAACCCCAGCCCAAAGCGCCCGCTCCCGCCCCGAAGCCCCAGACGGCGCGGTTCGCCCTGCCGAAATCCGGTGCGCTCGCCCGTGCGCTGGAGGCGCTCAAGCGCGGCGACAGCCCGACGCTTGCCAACGTGCCCGAAGGGTTCGACGCGGTGGTGGTGGCCGATCTCGCCCGCGCCCTGTCGCGGAGTTTCGAGGGGCCGGCGGTTCTGGTGCATGTGGCCCGCGATTCCGGGCGCTCGAACGCCTTTCAGACCGGGCTGAAATTCGTCGCCCCCGAGATCGAGGTGATGAGCATCCCGGCCTGGGATTGCCAGCCCTACGACCGGGTCTCTCCAAACGCCGCCATCGCCGCCCAGCGGATGACCGCGCTGTCGCGGCTCTCGCGCTCGCGCTCCTCGGAGGAACAGCCGCGCATCCTCTGCACCACCGTCAACGCTTTGATCCAGAGGGTGCCTCCCAGAGAGAAGATCGCGGTGGAGACCTTCTCGGCGGCGATCGGCAACGTGGTGCCGATGGACACCGTCACCGCCTGGGTCGAGGCCAACGGCTTCCTTCGCACGGGGACGGTGCGCGAGACCGGTGAATACGCCGTGCGCGGCGGCATCCTCGACCTGTCGCCGCCGGGCCTGCCGAACCCGATCCGCCTCGACTTCTTCGGCGATACCCTGGAATCCATCCGCGCCTTCGACCCGGAGACCCAGCGCACGGTGGGCTCGCTCCGTTCCCTCGACCTCGTTCCGATGAGCGAGGTGCAACTGACCACGGAAACGATCCGGCGCTTCCGCCAGGGCTACATCTCCACCTTCGGCGCGGCGACCCGCGACGACCGGCTCTACGAAACCATCAGCGAGGGGCGGCGCTATGCCGGCCTCGAGCACTGGATGCCGCTGTTCTACGACCGTCTCGACACCTTGTTCGACTACGTGCCGGGCGTGCCACTGGTCTTCGACGCGCAGGCGGAAGAGGCCGTCGCCGAGCGCCTCACCCTGATCCGCGATTATTACGACGCCCGCGCCGAGGCGATGAAGACGCCCTCCACCGGCGTCGCGCCCTATAAGCCGCTCAGGCCCTCGGCGCTCTACCTGACGCAGAACGACTGGAAAGAGCGAGTCTCCGCCGCCTCCGTCGCCCGGCTCTCGCCCTTCGCGGTGCCCGAAAGCCCGGACCGCCTCACCATTGATTGCGAGGGCAAGGCAGGCCGCAGCTTCGCCGCCGAGCGGGCGGACGAGACCGCCAGCGTCTTCGACGCCGCCGTCGCCCATGTGAAGGAACTCCAGGGATCCGGTCATCACGTGATCCTCGCATCCTGGTCCGACGGCTCGCGCGACCGACTGTGCGGGGTGCTCACCGATCATGGCCTGAAGAAGCCGGTCTCCATCAACACGCTCACGGCGGTGAACGCCCTGAAGCGCGGCACCGACATGGCGGTGGCGGTATGGGGGCTCGATTCCGGGTTCATCGTCGACAAGCTCGCGGTCATCTCGGAAGGCGACATCCTCGGCGACCGGCTGGTGCGCCAGAAGCGCAAGTCGAAACGGCCACAGGACATCATCCTGGAGGTGCAGGCGCTCCAGGCGGGCGATCTCGTGGTCCATGCCGATCACGGCATCGGCCGGTTCGTCGGCCTCAAGACGGTGACGGCGGCGGGCGCGCCGCACGATTGCCTGGAGATCCAGTATGCCGGCGGATTGCTGCTGCTACCGGTGGAGAATATCGAGCTTCTGACCCGCTACGGCTCGGAAGATGCCGAGGTTGCCCTCGATCGTCTCGGCGGCGGTGCCTGGCAGGCCCGCAAGGCCAAGATGAAGAAGCGCATCCTGGAGATGGCCGGCCAGCTCATCAAGATCGCGGCCGAGCGCTTCGTGCGCCAGGCCCCTCGCCTCCAGGCTCCGGACGGGCTCTACGGCGAGTTCGCCGCCCGCTTCGCCTTCGAGGAGACCGAGGACCAGGCCACCGCCATCGACGCCGTCCTCTCCGATCTCAATGCCGGCCGTCCCATGGACCGCCTCGTCTGCGGCGATGTCGGCTTCGGCAAGACCGAGGTGGCGTTGCGCGCCGCCTTCGCGGGGGCCATGGGCGGCAAGCAGGTGGCGGTGGTGGTGCCCACCACCCTGCTGGCGCGCCAGCATTACCGGACCTTCGCCGAGCGCTTCAAAGGGCTGCCGGTGCAGGTGGCGCAGCTCTCGCGTTTCGTCTCCGCCGCCGAGATGAAGCAGAACCGTGCGGGCCTCGCCGCCGGGACCGTCGACATCGTGGTCGGCACCCATGCGCTGCTCGCCAAGAACGTGGCCTTCAAGGATCTCGGCCTCATCATAGTCGACGAGGAGCAGCATTTCGGCGTGGCCCACAAAGAGCGCCTCAAGGCGCTCCAGGCCGATGTGCACGTGCTGACCCTGTCGGCGACCCCGATTCCGCGCACGCTCCAGCTCGCCATGACCGGGGTGCGCGAGCTCTCGATCATCGCGACGCCACCGGTGGACCGCCTCGCGGTGCGCACCTTCGTGATCCCGTTCGATGCGCTGATGATCCGCGAGGCTCTGCTGCGCGAGCGCTATCGCGGCGGCCAGTCCTTCTACGTGGTGCCGCGCATCGAGGATCTGGCGGAGGTGAAGCGCTTCCTCGACACCGAGATGCCCGAGACCAAGGTGGCGGTGGCCCATGGCCAGATGGCGGCGGGCCAGCTCGAGGACGTGATGACCGCGTTCTACGAGGGCAAGTTCGACGTGCTGCTCTCCACAACCATCGTCGAATCCGGCCTCGACATCCCCACCGCCAACACCCTCATCGTGCACCGGGCCGACATGTTCGGCCTCGCCCAGCTCTACCAGTTGCGCGGCCGCGTCGGGCGCGCCAAGGCCCGCGCCTACGCCCTGTTCACGACCCCGGCCAACAAGCAGCTCACCGTACAGGCGGAGAAGCGCCTCCAGGTGCTCCAGACCCTCGACACGCTGGGGGCGGGCTTCCAGCTCGCCTCCCACGATCTCGACATCCGCGGCGCCGGCAACCTCCTCGGCGACGCCCAGTCCGGCCATATCAAGGAGGTCGGCTACGAACTCTACCAGCAGATGCTGGAGGATGCCGTCACCGCCCTCAAGGCCGGCATCGAGGAGCCGGTGGAGGAGGCGTGGTCGCCCACCATCGCGCTGGGAGCCCCGGTCACGATCCCGGAGGATTACGTGGAGGACCTCACGGTCCGCCTCGGCCTCTATCGCCGGCTCTCGACCCTGGAGAACGATGCCGAGATGGAGAGCTTCGGCGCCGAGCTCATCGACCGGTTCGGGCCGCTGCCGCCGGAAGTGGAACAGCTCCTCAAGATCGTCACGATCAAGATCCTGTGCCGCGACACCAACGTGGAGAAGGTCGAGGCCGGGCCGAAGGGCGTCGTCGTTCATTTCCGCGACAAGTCCTTCGCTAATCCGCAGGGACTGGTCGCCTTCGTCGGCGGTCAGGCCTCCTTCGCCAAGGTCCGCCCGGACATGAGCATCGTGTTCATCCGTGAACTGGATTCCATCCCTGAGCGCCTCAAGATCACGACCTCGATCCTTCGCGAATTGTCCAAGATCGCCCGCGCCACGAAGAAGAAGGCGGCCTGA
- the hspQ gene encoding Heat shock protein HspQ translates to MRRGNAADDNLSDASYFGVMTDLSPTGTRTRTAKFGLGAVVRHRIYPFRGVVFDVDPIFDNTEEWWLAIPEEVRPRKDQPFYHLLAENAESEYVAYVSEQNLVPDTSGEALRHAGIPEVFERDSDGAYRLRSAHAN, encoded by the coding sequence ATGCGACGTGGCAACGCCGCCGATGACAACCTGTCCGACGCATCCTATTTTGGCGTCATGACCGATCTCTCTCCCACCGGAACCCGGACGCGCACCGCCAAATTCGGCCTCGGCGCCGTGGTGCGCCACCGGATCTACCCGTTTCGCGGCGTCGTCTTCGACGTGGACCCGATCTTCGACAACACCGAGGAATGGTGGCTGGCGATCCCCGAGGAGGTCCGGCCGCGCAAGGACCAGCCATTCTACCACCTCCTCGCCGAGAACGCGGAGAGTGAGTACGTGGCCTACGTCTCCGAACAGAACCTCGTTCCCGATACATCCGGCGAGGCCCTGCGCCATGCCGGGATTCCAGAGGTGTTCGAGCGGGATTCGGACGGCGCCTACCGCCTCCGGAGCGCGCACGCGAACTGA
- the mcl gene encoding Malyl-CoA/beta-methylmalyl-CoA/citramalyl-CoA lyase, with translation MKLPRRFFQPLATGAPAPFRDLPVKLERMIHFVPPHNDKVRARVPDLAATVDVVLGNLEDAVPVDQKEAARKGFVAMAQATDFAASGTGLWTRINALNSPWILDDLFEIVSQVGDKLDVVMVPKVEGPWDIHYIDQLLAQLEAKHGVGKPILVHAILETAEGVANVDAIASASPRMHGMSLGPADLAASRGMKTTRVGGGHPDYRVIADPTSDGAARASAQQDLWHYTIAKMVDACMANGLKAFYGPFGDFSDGDACEAQFRNAFLMGCAGAWTLHPNQVAIAKRVFAPDPAEVAFAVRIVEAMPDGTGAVMLDGKMQDDATWKQAKVIVDLARLVAEKDPELAKTYGLK, from the coding sequence ATGAAATTGCCGCGCCGCTTCTTCCAGCCCCTCGCCACTGGCGCCCCGGCCCCGTTCCGTGACCTGCCGGTGAAGCTCGAGCGGATGATCCACTTCGTGCCGCCCCACAACGACAAGGTCCGCGCCCGTGTGCCGGACCTCGCCGCCACCGTGGACGTGGTGCTCGGCAACCTCGAGGACGCCGTGCCGGTCGACCAGAAGGAGGCGGCCCGCAAGGGCTTCGTCGCCATGGCGCAGGCGACCGATTTCGCCGCGTCCGGCACCGGCCTGTGGACCCGCATCAACGCCCTCAACAGCCCCTGGATTCTCGACGATCTGTTCGAGATCGTGTCCCAGGTCGGGGACAAGCTCGACGTGGTGATGGTGCCCAAGGTCGAGGGTCCGTGGGACATCCACTACATCGACCAGCTGCTGGCCCAGCTCGAAGCGAAACACGGCGTCGGCAAGCCGATCCTCGTCCACGCCATCCTGGAGACGGCCGAGGGCGTCGCCAACGTGGACGCCATCGCCTCCGCTTCCCCGCGCATGCACGGCATGAGCCTCGGCCCCGCCGATCTCGCCGCCTCGCGCGGCATGAAGACCACCCGCGTCGGCGGCGGCCACCCGGATTACCGCGTCATCGCCGACCCGACGAGCGATGGCGCCGCCCGGGCTAGCGCCCAGCAGGACCTCTGGCACTACACCATCGCCAAGATGGTCGATGCCTGCATGGCCAACGGCCTCAAGGCCTTCTACGGCCCGTTCGGCGACTTCTCGGACGGGGATGCCTGCGAGGCCCAGTTCCGCAACGCCTTCCTCATGGGCTGCGCCGGCGCCTGGACCCTGCACCCGAACCAGGTCGCCATCGCCAAGCGCGTCTTCGCCCCCGATCCGGCGGAGGTCGCCTTCGCGGTGCGGATCGTCGAGGCGATGCCGGACGGCACCGGCGCGGTGATGCTCGACGGCAAAATGCAGGATGATGCCACCTGGAAGCAGGCCAAGGTGATCGTCGACCTCGCCCGGCTGGTGGCCGAGAAAGACCCGGAGCTCGCCAAGACCTACGGCCTGAAGTGA
- the pabB gene encoding Aminodeoxychorismate synthase component 1, translated as MWTREIPFIDPVAAAEAFSSLPGLAFLDSAMRHETLGRVSIVAADPFGRFRYANGRATLDGLALEGSGLEALRACLAPYRLAEDEGIGFPGGAIGYFAYDLGASLERVTPPARRAGLTDDIAFNLYDTILAIDHDSRTCRLIATGFPELADSARATRARKRLDRFAELLAAGRRTGTRTEVPPLAWRSNFTRTSYEAAVERVRDYIRAGDIYQANIAQRFEAALPAGYDPFALYHRLRETNPATFGAYLSFDALTIASSSPERFMKLQGRAVETRPIKGTVRRVEDPAEDRSLGEALQANVKERAENIMIVDLLRNDLSRICEPHSVKVPVLCGLESYASVHHLVSVVTGTLRQGLDAIDLIAATFPGGSITGAPKLRAMDIITEIEGDARELYCGAIGAIGFDGSLDTSIAIRTVFMDETRAVLQAGGGVTLLSDPAAEYEETLTKAARVFAAFEPDRNRGEAP; from the coding sequence ATGTGGACCCGCGAGATCCCCTTCATCGATCCCGTCGCGGCGGCGGAGGCGTTCTCGTCCCTGCCGGGGCTGGCCTTCCTCGACAGCGCCATGCGCCACGAGACCCTGGGACGCGTCTCGATCGTGGCCGCAGACCCGTTCGGGCGGTTCCGCTACGCGAACGGCCGCGCGACGCTCGACGGACTCGCCCTCGAGGGGTCCGGCCTGGAGGCCCTTCGCGCCTGCCTCGCGCCCTACCGGCTGGCCGAGGACGAGGGAATCGGCTTTCCCGGCGGGGCCATCGGCTATTTCGCCTACGATCTTGGCGCCAGCCTGGAGCGGGTGACGCCGCCGGCCCGCCGCGCCGGCCTCACCGACGACATCGCCTTCAACCTCTACGACACGATTCTCGCCATCGACCATGACAGCCGTACCTGCCGGCTCATCGCCACCGGCTTTCCAGAACTGGCGGATTCCGCCCGCGCCACCAGGGCACGGAAGCGGCTCGACCGTTTCGCGGAGTTGCTCGCGGCCGGCCGCCGCACCGGAACGAGGACGGAGGTGCCGCCGCTCGCCTGGCGCTCCAACTTCACCCGGACCTCCTACGAGGCGGCGGTGGAGAGGGTCCGCGACTACATCCGGGCCGGGGACATCTACCAGGCCAATATCGCCCAGCGCTTCGAGGCGGCGCTGCCGGCTGGATACGATCCCTTCGCGCTCTATCACCGCCTGCGCGAGACCAACCCGGCGACCTTCGGCGCCTATCTCTCCTTCGACGCCCTCACCATCGCGTCGAGCAGCCCCGAGCGCTTCATGAAGCTGCAGGGCAGGGCGGTGGAGACCCGGCCGATCAAGGGCACCGTGCGCCGGGTGGAGGATCCCGCCGAAGACCGGTCTCTGGGCGAAGCGCTCCAGGCCAACGTCAAGGAGCGGGCCGAGAACATCATGATCGTCGATCTCTTGCGCAACGACCTCTCGCGCATCTGCGAGCCGCACAGCGTCAAGGTGCCGGTCCTGTGCGGGCTCGAATCCTACGCCTCGGTCCATCACCTCGTCTCGGTGGTGACCGGGACCCTGCGCCAGGGGCTCGACGCCATCGACCTGATCGCCGCCACCTTCCCCGGCGGCTCGATCACCGGGGCGCCGAAACTGCGCGCCATGGACATCATCACGGAGATCGAGGGCGATGCCCGCGAGCTCTATTGCGGGGCCATCGGCGCCATCGGGTTCGACGGGTCGCTCGACACCTCCATCGCCATCCGCACCGTGTTCATGGACGAGACCCGCGCCGTGCTCCAAGCGGGAGGAGGGGTGACGCTCCTCTCCGACCCGGCCGCCGAATACGAGGAGACCCTGACCAAGGCGGCACGGGTCTTCGCCGCCTTCGAGCCAGATCGCAACCGGGGCGAGGCGCCATGA
- the qorA_4 gene encoding Quinone oxidoreductase 1, whose translation MPKAIRVHEYGEPEVMRYEEVAVGEPGPGQIRVRQTAIGVNFIDIYFRSGAYKAAQLPFTPGKEGAGVVAAIGEGVTGFRVGERVAYGSAEGTYAEEVVINAGAAVHLADGVDDATAAAMMLKGLTAEYLLHRTCPVKPGDTILFHAAAGGVGLIACQWAKHIGATVIGTVGSAEKAELARANGCDHVILYRDEDFAARVKEITGGKGVRVVYDGVGKDTYPASLDCIAPLGMFVSFGSASGPIENFNLALLAQKGSLFATRPTLFTHAGTRATLDSMAENLFGVVASGAVKIPVHTRAKLADAVQVHKDLAGRQTTGATIMTP comes from the coding sequence ATGCCCAAGGCGATCCGGGTCCACGAGTATGGCGAGCCCGAGGTGATGCGCTACGAGGAGGTGGCGGTCGGCGAGCCCGGCCCCGGCCAGATCCGCGTCCGCCAGACGGCCATCGGCGTCAACTTCATCGACATCTACTTCCGCTCGGGTGCCTACAAGGCGGCGCAGCTCCCCTTCACGCCCGGCAAGGAGGGTGCGGGCGTGGTCGCCGCCATCGGCGAGGGCGTCACCGGGTTCCGGGTGGGTGAGCGCGTGGCCTACGGTTCGGCCGAGGGCACCTATGCGGAGGAGGTGGTGATCAATGCCGGCGCCGCCGTGCATCTCGCCGACGGGGTCGACGACGCCACCGCCGCGGCCATGATGCTGAAGGGCCTCACCGCCGAGTATCTCCTGCACCGGACATGCCCGGTGAAGCCGGGCGACACGATCCTGTTCCACGCCGCCGCCGGCGGCGTCGGCCTCATCGCCTGCCAATGGGCCAAGCATATCGGTGCCACCGTCATCGGCACGGTGGGCTCGGCAGAGAAAGCGGAGCTGGCGCGGGCCAATGGTTGCGACCACGTCATCCTCTACCGCGACGAGGATTTCGCCGCGCGGGTGAAGGAGATCACCGGCGGCAAAGGCGTGCGCGTCGTCTATGACGGCGTCGGCAAGGACACGTACCCCGCCTCCCTCGACTGCATCGCCCCGCTGGGGATGTTCGTGAGCTTCGGCTCCGCCTCCGGCCCCATCGAGAACTTCAACCTGGCCCTCCTCGCCCAGAAGGGCTCGCTCTTCGCCACGAGGCCCACGCTGTTCACCCATGCGGGAACGCGGGCCACCCTCGATTCCATGGCCGAGAACCTGTTCGGCGTGGTGGCGAGCGGCGCGGTGAAGATCCCCGTCCACACGCGGGCAAAGCTCGCCGACGCGGTGCAGGTGCACAAGGATCTGGCCGGACGCCAGACCACGGGCGCCACGATCATGACCCCGTGA
- the rimO gene encoding Ribosomal protein S12 methylthiotransferase RimO — protein sequence MTVPVTIPTPAKAAPKISFVSLGCPKALVDSERILTHLRAEGYELARRHDGADVVIVNTCGFLDSAKAESLSAIGEAMAENGRVIVTGCMGAQPEEIREKYPNLLAVTGPQAYESVVAAVHEAVPPAHDPFLDLVPPQGVKLTPRHYAYLKISEGCNNRCTFCIIPSLRGDLVSRPAGDVLREAEKLVKAGVKELLVVSQDTSAYGVDIRYATSPWRDREVRAKFYDLSAELGELGAWVRMHYVYPYPHVDDVIPLMAEGKILPYLDMPLQHASPSVLKRMRRPGNQEKQLERIRRWREICPDLAIRSTFIVGFPGETEAEFEELLTWIGQAKLERVGCFEYEPVGGAVANGLGDLVPPELKAERKRRFMEAQQGVSVRLQKARVGKRLPVIIDEANGGIAKGRSKYDAPEIDGNVHVTSRRPLRVGDIVTVKIERADAYDLYGSAV from the coding sequence ATGACCGTACCCGTCACCATTCCCACCCCGGCGAAAGCCGCGCCCAAGATCTCGTTCGTCTCCCTCGGCTGCCCCAAGGCGCTGGTGGATTCCGAGCGCATCCTCACGCATCTGCGGGCGGAAGGCTACGAACTCGCGCGCCGGCATGACGGGGCGGACGTGGTCATCGTCAACACCTGCGGCTTCCTCGATTCGGCCAAGGCCGAATCGCTCTCGGCCATCGGCGAGGCCATGGCCGAGAACGGACGCGTCATCGTCACCGGCTGCATGGGCGCCCAGCCCGAGGAAATTCGAGAAAAGTATCCGAACCTGCTCGCCGTGACCGGCCCCCAGGCCTACGAATCGGTGGTGGCCGCCGTGCACGAGGCGGTGCCCCCGGCGCACGACCCGTTCCTCGATCTGGTGCCGCCGCAGGGGGTGAAGCTCACCCCACGCCATTACGCCTATCTGAAGATCTCCGAGGGCTGCAACAACCGCTGCACCTTCTGCATCATCCCGAGTTTGCGCGGCGACCTCGTCAGCAGGCCGGCCGGCGACGTGCTGCGCGAGGCCGAGAAGCTGGTCAAAGCCGGCGTCAAGGAACTGCTGGTGGTCTCGCAGGACACATCCGCCTACGGGGTCGATATCCGCTACGCCACGAGCCCATGGCGCGACCGCGAGGTGCGGGCGAAGTTCTACGACCTCTCCGCCGAACTCGGCGAACTCGGGGCCTGGGTCAGGATGCACTACGTCTATCCCTACCCGCACGTGGACGATGTCATCCCGTTGATGGCCGAGGGCAAGATCCTGCCTTATCTCGACATGCCGCTGCAGCATGCCTCGCCGTCCGTGCTCAAGCGCATGCGCCGGCCGGGCAACCAGGAGAAGCAGTTGGAGCGCATCCGGCGCTGGCGCGAGATCTGCCCGGACCTCGCCATCCGCTCGACCTTCATCGTCGGTTTCCCCGGCGAGACCGAGGCCGAGTTCGAGGAATTGCTGACCTGGATCGGGCAAGCCAAGCTCGAGCGCGTCGGCTGTTTCGAATACGAGCCCGTGGGCGGCGCGGTGGCCAATGGGCTCGGCGATCTCGTTCCGCCGGAACTCAAGGCCGAGCGCAAGCGCCGCTTCATGGAGGCGCAGCAGGGGGTCTCGGTCCGTCTGCAGAAGGCGCGCGTGGGCAAGCGCCTGCCCGTCATCATCGACGAGGCCAATGGCGGCATCGCCAAGGGCCGCTCGAAATACGACGCGCCGGAGATCGACGGCAACGTCCACGTCACCTCGCGCCGGCCGCTCCGGGTCGGCGATATCGTCACCGTGAAGATCGAGAGGGCCGACGCCTACGACCTCTACGGCAGCGCGGTCTAG